The following are from one region of the Streptococcus sp. 1643 genome:
- a CDS encoding MFS transporter produces MKLLFRNQAYRLLTLSRFFNAFGASIFNLVFIVYASTLPQASFAVAMANIVMILPTLFTVFVGIRADYTRDKVKWMVYSGLFQAVLFFLAALVVQQASLFAFSSLCLINVISDVISDFAGGLRMPLVKEKVAEEDLMEAYSFSQFITYISAIGGQAFGVWLLGLSVNNFSLVAGINACFFLVSAFILFLGKTKLSLSMSSADGETLKNEKLSIKDQFLTIYRNLRLVFLKGGQKNFGFMIFAVLLINALGGALGSIYNIFFLSHSLLNFSYTEALFINQFCVLVAIIISSLTGNDYFGKQSLPRLMMWATVGLSLIGLANVFNQVVLGLLFLYSTLYVSGKVQPKISAMLMKNLAPDVLARTSNFLGLLFTLSIPVGTACFSLIAVWNIQLTWMLFVGLSLLAILLTVINLKNDI; encoded by the coding sequence ATGAAACTATTGTTTAGAAATCAAGCTTATCGACTCTTGACTTTGTCGCGCTTCTTCAATGCCTTTGGTGCTTCGATTTTTAACCTGGTATTTATCGTTTATGCATCGACCTTGCCACAAGCCTCTTTTGCTGTTGCTATGGCGAATATTGTCATGATTCTTCCGACTCTCTTTACAGTTTTTGTAGGGATTCGGGCAGATTACACAAGGGACAAGGTCAAATGGATGGTCTATAGCGGTTTGTTTCAGGCAGTTTTATTTTTTCTGGCAGCCCTGGTTGTTCAGCAAGCTAGTCTCTTTGCCTTTTCTAGCCTGTGTTTGATCAATGTCATCAGTGATGTGATCAGTGATTTTGCTGGTGGTTTGCGAATGCCTCTCGTTAAGGAAAAAGTAGCTGAAGAGGATCTGATGGAAGCTTATTCTTTTTCCCAGTTTATCACATATATTTCAGCTATTGGTGGTCAAGCTTTTGGAGTTTGGCTCTTAGGTCTATCGGTCAACAATTTTTCCCTTGTTGCGGGAATCAATGCCTGCTTTTTCCTAGTATCAGCCTTTATTCTCTTTTTAGGAAAAACCAAATTGAGTCTGTCAATGTCATCTGCTGATGGTGAAACCCTAAAAAATGAGAAGCTTTCTATCAAAGACCAGTTCCTAACAATTTACCGAAATTTACGTCTCGTTTTTCTTAAAGGTGGACAGAAAAACTTTGGTTTCATGATCTTTGCTGTCTTGCTTATTAATGCCTTAGGTGGGGCTTTAGGAAGCATCTATAACATCTTCTTTTTGAGCCATTCTCTCTTGAATTTTTCTTACACAGAGGCACTATTTATCAATCAATTCTGTGTTTTAGTAGCAATCATCATCAGTAGCCTTACGGGCAATGATTATTTTGGGAAGCAGTCTTTGCCTAGATTGATGATGTGGGCGACCGTAGGACTCAGTCTAATTGGTCTAGCTAATGTATTCAATCAAGTCGTACTTGGTTTACTATTTCTCTATTCAACTCTGTATGTGTCTGGTAAAGTTCAACCAAAGATTAGTGCCATGCTCATGAAAAATCTAGCTCCAGATGTTCTAGCTCGTACCAGTAATTTTTTAGGTTTATTGTTTACCTTATCCATACCTGTGGGAACAGCTTGTTTTTCACTTATAGCTGTATGGAATATACAGTTGACTTGGATGCTATTTGTTGGTCTTTCCTTGCTAGCTATTCTTTTGACAGTTATTAATCTCAAAAATGATATTTGA
- a CDS encoding CPBP family intramembrane glutamic endopeptidase: MKLLKNLGWFLLAVLSFFFGYGLVQSTALSALGLGASIFGVLPLYIVLSGAYVYGVYRWYQTEKVSIQTTIFNRYIWLPTLVLLVAITAQFFLPEDPSVNQQIVSQLTVAQPVFGFFMVVVFAPLTEELIFRGMLARYLFPKQNNGKQTALFLLVSSVLFALIHFPGTLQQFLVYASLGLSLGLAYVNRKGLLYSISLHALNNLIGFLMILML, from the coding sequence ATGAAATTACTTAAAAATCTTGGCTGGTTTCTTCTAGCTGTTCTATCCTTTTTCTTTGGCTATGGTTTGGTTCAGAGTACGGCGCTGTCAGCTCTTGGACTAGGGGCTTCGATCTTTGGAGTCTTGCCACTCTATATCGTCCTGTCAGGGGCCTATGTTTATGGAGTTTACAGATGGTATCAGACAGAAAAGGTTAGCATCCAGACGACGATTTTTAATCGTTATATTTGGTTGCCTACTCTGGTTTTGCTAGTGGCGATTACAGCCCAGTTCTTTTTGCCAGAAGATCCGTCAGTCAATCAACAAATCGTATCTCAACTGACAGTGGCTCAGCCTGTATTTGGTTTCTTTATGGTAGTGGTCTTTGCTCCTCTGACGGAAGAACTCATCTTTAGAGGGATGTTAGCGCGCTATCTCTTTCCTAAGCAGAACAACGGCAAACAGACAGCTCTGTTTCTCCTCGTATCGAGTGTGCTTTTTGCCTTGATTCATTTTCCAGGGACTTTGCAACAGTTTTTAGTTTATGCCAGTCTGGGATTGAGTTTGGGTCTAGCTTATGTGAACCGAAAAGGTCTTCTTTACAGCATTTCTCTCCACGCTTTGAATAATTTAATCGGCTTTTTGATGATACTCATGCTATAA
- a CDS encoding DUF3169 family protein, which produces MKKKRGLLFLMALILGGFLGMFAGMFKAYTENYGTILDVKIVIPWISSICLLLGFISMFLTFDFLKKSRKFHSLYQEEMDDDLNETYYVQMYRNLEFGTIAFNSAGVAIFLALFISGSEVIVLNISYITLSLSFLALVMIFSAQKYLYKTIAIVRQFDLEFFSTPKDVLDYINSYDEGERKANLEQSFRILFQLNQYVLPTLYFLIVLFSLLTGEIQLLAFLLVGAIHIYINVMQLPMVKRYFK; this is translated from the coding sequence ATGAAAAAGAAACGTGGATTGTTATTTTTAATGGCTTTGATCTTGGGAGGCTTCTTGGGCATGTTTGCAGGGATGTTTAAGGCCTATACCGAAAACTATGGAACCATTTTAGATGTCAAAATCGTGATTCCATGGATATCATCTATTTGTTTACTGTTAGGTTTCATTAGTATGTTTTTGACTTTCGATTTCTTAAAGAAAAGCAGAAAATTTCACTCCTTGTATCAAGAGGAAATGGATGATGATCTGAATGAAACCTATTATGTACAAATGTATCGTAATCTCGAGTTTGGAACTATTGCTTTTAATAGTGCAGGCGTAGCGATTTTTTTGGCTCTTTTCATCTCAGGTAGTGAAGTAATTGTACTAAATATCAGCTATATAACCTTATCTCTTTCTTTTTTGGCATTAGTGATGATTTTCAGTGCTCAAAAATATCTCTATAAGACCATTGCGATCGTTCGTCAGTTTGATTTGGAATTCTTCTCTACACCAAAAGATGTCTTGGACTATATAAACTCCTACGATGAAGGGGAGCGCAAGGCTAATTTAGAACAGAGTTTTCGAATTTTATTCCAATTAAACCAGTATGTCCTGCCAACTCTCTATTTTCTAATCGTTCTCTTTTCCTTACTGACAGGAGAGATTCAGTTACTAGCCTTCTTGCTTGTAGGAGCGATCCATATTTATATCAATGTGATGCAATTACCTATGGTAAAACGTTATTTCAAATAG
- a CDS encoding helix-turn-helix transcriptional regulator produces MLKNRLKELRARDGLNQTELAKLAGVSRQTISLLERDEYTPSIVIALKIAQIFHEPVESVFRLEEDE; encoded by the coding sequence ATGCTAAAAAATCGTCTAAAAGAGCTTCGGGCTCGCGATGGTCTGAATCAAACTGAGCTGGCCAAACTAGCTGGCGTGTCCAGGCAGACCATCAGTTTGCTAGAACGGGATGAGTACACGCCATCCATCGTCATTGCTTTAAAGATTGCTCAGATCTTTCATGAGCCGGTCGAGTCGGTCTTTCGCTTAGAGGAGGATGAGTGA
- a CDS encoding helix-turn-helix domain-containing protein, whose amino-acid sequence MEQIGKVFRQLRESRNISLRQATGGQFSPSMLSRFETGQSELSVEKFLFALENISASVEEILFLARGFQYDTDSELRKEITDVLDLKNIAPLEDLYRKEYQKHAHSQNKQKHILNAIIIKSYMKSMDEMVELTAEEGKVLHDYLFSTEIWGIYELNLFSVSSSFLSVSLFTRYVREMVRKSDFLMEMSSNRNLFHTMLLNGFLASIECEEFTNASYFKRVIKEHFYKENETYFRIVYLWAEGLLDSKQGRVKEGQKKMEDAVHIFEMLGCNKSAEYYRNTTDC is encoded by the coding sequence ATGGAGCAGATTGGAAAAGTCTTTAGACAATTACGAGAGTCAAGAAATATCTCGCTGAGACAAGCAACTGGGGGACAATTTTCTCCGTCTATGTTGTCCCGATTTGAAACAGGTCAGAGTGAGCTTTCGGTGGAAAAGTTTCTATTTGCCCTAGAAAATATATCTGCTAGTGTAGAGGAAATCCTCTTTCTGGCGAGAGGTTTTCAGTATGATACAGATTCGGAGTTGAGAAAAGAAATCACAGATGTTTTGGATTTAAAGAATATAGCACCTCTTGAGGACTTATATCGCAAGGAGTATCAAAAGCATGCCCATTCTCAAAACAAACAGAAACATATTCTAAATGCCATCATTATCAAGTCTTATATGAAGAGTATGGATGAAATGGTTGAGTTAACGGCAGAGGAAGGGAAAGTCCTTCATGACTACTTGTTTTCTACTGAGATTTGGGGAATCTATGAACTCAATTTGTTCTCAGTCAGTTCTTCGTTCTTGTCTGTTTCTCTTTTTACTAGATATGTACGAGAAATGGTCCGCAAATCCGATTTTCTAATGGAAATGTCTAGTAATCGAAACCTTTTTCATACTATGCTATTGAATGGTTTTTTAGCCAGCATTGAGTGTGAAGAATTTACCAATGCCTCTTATTTTAAACGTGTCATCAAAGAGCATTTCTACAAGGAAAATGAGACCTATTTCCGAATTGTCTATTTGTGGGCTGAAGGTCTTCTTGATAGCAAGCAAGGTAGAGTCAAGGAAGGTCAGAAAAAGATGGAAGATGCTGTCCATATTTTTGAGATGCTTGGTTGTAACAAATCTGCTGAATACTACAGAAATACAACCGATTGTTGA
- the hisS gene encoding histidine--tRNA ligase, with amino-acid sequence MKLQKPKGTQDILPAESAKWQYVEGFAREIFKRYNYAEVRTPIFEHYEVISRSVGDTTDIVTKEMYDFYDKGDRHITLRPEGTAPVVRSYVENKLFAPEVQKPSKFYYMGPMFRYERPQAGRLRQFYQIGVECFGSSNPATDVETIAMAAHFLKEIGIQGVKLHLNTLGNPESRAAYRQALIDYLTPLKETLSKDSQRRLEENPLRVLDSKEKEDKVAVENAPSILDFLDEESQAHFDAVRQMLENLGVDYIIDTNMVRGLDYYNHTIFEFITEIEGNDLTVCAGGRYDGLVAYFGGPETAGFGFGLGVERLLLILEKQGVALPIENALDVYIAVLGEEANVKALELVQVLRQQGFKAERDYLNRKLKAQFKSADVFAAKTLITLGESEVESGQVTVKNNQTREEVQVSLETISQNFSEIFEKLGF; translated from the coding sequence ATGAAATTACAAAAACCAAAAGGAACGCAGGATATTTTACCTGCTGAGTCTGCCAAGTGGCAGTACGTTGAAGGCTTTGCCCGTGAAATTTTCAAGCGCTATAACTATGCGGAAGTGCGTACGCCTATTTTTGAGCATTACGAGGTCATCAGCCGTTCTGTCGGGGACACAACTGATATCGTAACCAAGGAAATGTACGACTTTTACGATAAGGGAGACCGCCATATCACTCTTCGTCCAGAAGGAACTGCGCCCGTTGTCCGTTCTTATGTGGAAAATAAACTCTTCGCCCCAGAAGTGCAAAAGCCAAGTAAGTTCTATTACATGGGCCCTATGTTCCGTTATGAGCGTCCACAAGCAGGTCGTTTGCGCCAGTTCTACCAGATTGGTGTCGAGTGCTTTGGCTCTAGTAATCCAGCTACCGATGTGGAAACCATCGCTATGGCGGCTCATTTCTTGAAAGAAATCGGCATCCAAGGTGTCAAATTGCACCTCAATACGCTTGGAAATCCTGAGAGCCGTGCAGCTTACCGTCAAGCCTTGATTGACTATTTGACACCGCTCAAGGAGACCTTGTCGAAGGATAGCCAACGTCGTTTGGAGGAAAATCCTCTCCGTGTCTTGGACTCTAAGGAAAAAGAAGACAAGGTGGCAGTAGAGAATGCGCCGTCTATCTTGGACTTCCTTGATGAAGAAAGCCAAGCTCATTTTGATGCTGTCCGTCAGATGTTAGAAAATCTGGGTGTAGACTATATCATCGATACCAATATGGTGCGCGGTCTGGACTACTATAACCACACCATTTTCGAGTTTATCACTGAGATTGAGGGCAATGATTTGACAGTCTGTGCGGGTGGTCGTTACGATGGTTTGGTTGCTTACTTTGGTGGTCCTGAAACTGCTGGGTTTGGTTTTGGACTTGGTGTAGAGCGCCTGCTTCTCATCCTTGAAAAGCAAGGTGTGGCTCTCCCTATCGAAAACGCCCTAGATGTCTATATCGCAGTCTTGGGTGAAGAAGCAAATGTTAAGGCCTTGGAATTGGTACAAGTCCTTCGCCAACAAGGATTCAAAGCAGAACGTGACTACCTCAACCGTAAACTCAAAGCACAGTTCAAGTCAGCCGATGTCTTTGCTGCTAAGACCCTCATCACTCTCGGAGAGAGCGAAGTCGAAAGCGGACAAGTGACAGTTAAGAACAACCAAACTCGAGAAGAAGTTCAAGTGTCACTTGAGACCATCAGCCAAAACTTCTCAGAAATCTTTGAAAAACTAGGATTTTAA
- a CDS encoding PspC domain-containing protein — protein MKEFSAGFQVDTEHKALAGVCAGLGNYFNIQANIVRLVTVLLFLSSTEIGILTVTAYAYLAGWLGNEPLGDGAKKARNQAILLLAVCLILVSLGTEGLTAIFESGKAFGQWLVGLV, from the coding sequence ATGAAAGAGTTTTCAGCGGGTTTTCAAGTCGATACTGAACACAAAGCACTTGCAGGTGTTTGTGCAGGTTTAGGAAATTATTTTAACATTCAAGCCAATATCGTTCGTTTGGTGACAGTTTTGTTGTTTCTCTCTTCTACAGAGATTGGTATTTTAACAGTTACAGCCTATGCTTATCTAGCAGGTTGGCTTGGCAATGAACCCTTGGGGGATGGAGCAAAAAAAGCTAGAAACCAAGCTATTCTCTTACTTGCTGTTTGTTTGATTTTGGTGTCACTTGGAACAGAAGGCTTGACAGCTATTTTTGAATCAGGTAAAGCCTTTGGTCAATGGTTGGTTGGATTAGTTTAG